AGAACGTCAGCATCTTCATCATGCCTTGTACACATACACCGGAGCGCCAAGGCAACTTACTGCTGGCGTCGAAGCCAAGGTACGACCAGCTGTCGTTGAGGTACGCCTTCTCGGAGCCCACGCGGATCGTCTTGACGAGGCCCATCtggcccggcgccggccgcagCTGCTTGAGATCGGCCACGAGCTTCACGAGCCCGACGATGAACGTCGTCGCGATATCCTTGGCCACGCACTCGTGCTGCCCGTAGCTGAAGGCCGTAACGGCGTCCACCTTGCGCTGCGGGTCGAAtttggcggcgtcggcaacctCCTTTGGGTTGCGTCCGGCCTCGCCCTGCAAAAGACGTTTAGCCATCTTTTTTTCTGCTATCGCAAGCGTCTGACTCTGACTCCTAGACGAGGGGGAATTCATGAACTGCGATGGGACTTACCAGGAGCATCACGACAAGGTTGCCCGGCTGGATCGActtgccctcgacctcggccggcgccgtggcgACGCGCACGTTTCGCTGCGAGCTCGTCAGACGCTGCGCCTCCCGGACGTAGGCGTGGagtccgccgtcgtccttggcctgCGCCAACGTCTGTACCTCGGCCCAGATGGAGGCGTTCtcgcggcggaggaagaaCTCCATAACCTCGTAGAACTGTGCACAAGAGTTAGCCTGGGACGCGGAGAAGGGGGTGGGATACTAAATCAAGAGAACCATGGGAGAGATAGAACTTGCCGTCGTCACGGGaacgccgatgccgccaaaGGCCGTGAGCCACATgttgtcgacgacctggtcgACCGAGTTGCCCTGTgccagcagctcctcggcgagcttgtAGCCACAGGAACGCAGCGAGTCCTTCTTGAAGTTCGActtgcggccgacgacgttggaGATGGTCGACACGATGCCGAAGCCCAGGCCACGCCCGACGGCAACCTCGCTGACGAGCGTGCGCGTCGAGTCGATCATGACCTTGACGCTCTCCctcgcccgacgacgacggttcCACGCCTGGGCCgggtcgttgttgttgacgCCCCAGACGCGGATGTTGAGCAGGTGTCGGTAGAGGTCCGCTGCACCGAGGGTGCCGTTGGGGTTCTCGTCGGTGCGCATGTCGAAGTAGAAGAGGTCGGCGAGCAGCTGGGCGTTGAGCGGGATGGCCACGTCACGGATGAGGTCCATCTGGCAGAGGCCCTCCCGCAGCTTGAAcgtctccttctcgatgagcTTCGCGCCGACACGCTCGACGAAGTCATGGACCGCGTTGTGCAGGTTCGGCACCTTGCCAAGCGCTTTAGTGATGTTGACGCGGTGTTGGACGTTCTTGGGGTCGTCGCCCGCGAGCATGAACCAGCTGATGTCCTTCTTGGACTCAGTGAACAGGGCGTTCAGGGGCTGGAGCCACGGCACTACAAACTGCTTTGGGTTGCCGAGGACATGCTTGATGGCCGCGCCGGTCATGAGGACGACGGGCttgggcggcggcttcgggtCGTCCGACGTGTACAGGTGAAGGGtgccgagctccttggcgatggcctggTTCGCTTTCCTGGTGTACATGGGCTGcatgacggcgatggagtTGTACGGGAACCAGTTGGGAAGACCGCGCTGGATGAGCTTGTACAGCATCGAGCCCCCAAGGGTCTTGTAGTCCTGCTGGACCTCGTTGAACCCCCACGCCGTCAGGTTCGAGACTGTATAGTCGATGGTGTTGAACCTGTCCGATCGCACAAGcgtgacggcgtcggacAGCACGGCTCGTCCAACGGAGTACGTCGGGCAGATGCCGCTGCCCGTGTTCCGAGCAGGCTTGATGTCCTCGATCATGAGGCCGGGGTAGAGCTCGACCATGTCGGGGTCGGTGTACAGCTTCTCGAGAAGACTCGCGATTTCCGGATTAGAATTGATCTCGCTGAACTTGTCGTACTTCTTGAGGCCAAAAAAACTTCTGAATTGGTTCAAATTGGCGACCTGCCACTTGCGGGCCTGGTTGATgccgaggatctcgacgacTTTGAGGGCTTTCGGAACCATACGGGCGCCGAAGCAGCCGGCGGGATCATCCATAGCCTCCTTCAGGATTCGCGCGAGATCCTCGTCCCTGAAGGTACCGTCGGGCTGGCGctcgaggttgtcgaagGTGCGCACACTCGGGTCCTTGGGGATGCTCTGCTCGAACGTCACCAAGGCCCGGCCGAGCTCGGCCATGCCAACGTTCTGCAGATCCTCGGGCTTGCGGTCCGGGAAGAGCTTGGCGAAGAAGCCGTCGATCCAGCgctcgtccttcttggagATGCACGAGTGGAAGCGGTACAGCAGGTTGAACTCGACGCTGACCTGGTACCCGACGCCGCGCGgcacgccatcgccgtcgaaCTGCTTGCCGATCTCGACGCGGGGGTCGAGGGTCCAGTCGCTCTTGGAGTGGTGCGTGTTGGTGATGGCCCGCAGGTAGTCGTGGAGGCAGATGTTGATGTATAAACCGCCGACGATCAGGCGAGCCGTGTTGAAGAGATCGTGGTCCTGCTTGGCCACGGCCTTGGCCCTGTCTTcggggccggcgtcggcgggacACTGCAGAGTGAAGCGGTCGTTCTCGTTGATCTTCAAGAGAATGTCGCAGACGTAGTTGTGGAACCGGCTGTAGAGAACCAGCATGACATTGACGCCGGCCGGTTGTCCGAGAAGACGCTTCTCGTGGAACGTATCGGGCTTGAGCCGGCCCTCCTTCATGGTGCGGATCTCCAACTGGTCTTTGAGAGACGAACCGTAGAGGGGCGCCAAGTCGAGGTACGACGAAGTGTCGGATTTGTTCATGTCTGTTCGGTTGGTCCTGAAGATGtcgtggatgatgatggacgcGTGATAGAAGAGCATGGACGATATGCCTGCCGGGTTCTCTTTGAACGAGTTGTCGTCACGAGCCATCAACAGATCGAAGAGCAGTCCTGGATCGGGCTTAACACCATGAAGTGCCTTGACGGACCTCACCGTTTTGGCGTACGGGGTGCCCGCCTTGCCCAGGTTGGGCTCGAGGATGTTATTGAAGCTTCCGTCCGGCATCCTGTAGTGGTGAAGCCCATCAGGTGCCTGTGGGACTTGCTCACGAAGGATGATATCGCTGTCCGGGGCTTTGAATTCGATCGAGTCCTCTGCCTTGGGCTTGTCCTTGGCGCCCGACTCCTGGGAGTTGACAACATCGAATttgacgtcgccgccaacatAGCTCAGCGGGGGGTGCTGGAGGTTGCCCCAAAGAGTGTCGATGAGCTTGTTGGTGAGCTGCACTCTGGCCTCTGATGTAGCCGGGAGAGACGTCAAGATTCCGATTAAGACCTCCGTAGTTCTATACAGCGTAAGAGCTTTGCCACATGTGTATACTGAACACGTACTCACCCtttcttgtcgtcgaggggctCACCCTTCTGGAGTAGCTCCTTGATGAGACCTACAAGCTCCGCCGGAGTTGTTTGGCTGCGCAGCCCCACATAGTCTTTGAGGATATCGGCAGCAACCTTGGTAGGGTCGGAGAAGAAATTGGCTGAGCTCTTTCGTTCATCCCCGTAAGTATCGCCGGCCATGAACTTCTGGTCGAAAGACATGACTTGATCCGTTACTGGAGTGATaatcgggggggggggcagagaGAGGATTGACACAATCAGATGAGTCTCCTGGATTTTggtttcttctccttctctacCTCCTCCGATGTGCCATTGAACTTATACAAATAGATGAATCCAATCAACTGAAAGCCATTCCTCATGACATCTCAACTGGGAAACACAGCATTGCCCCTCTTTCTGTGATTGGGAACAGCCCCTCACATTTCCGGTTCAAGAGCAAGTGGCGCCCAGTACCGCAGACGGGGATGCATCGAGTCCGTCCGCGCACATGAAGCATCCTCTTGCAGCATGAGAGTTTCGTGCAGGTCGAGACAACCAACCGCCTTGGAAGATCTTAGCGAATGATAACACCAAAAGCCGGTTGGGACGTCCGAGACAGCGAGCGTTGTGAACAGTCTCGGTAGTTTACTCGAGAGCATGATTGGATCTCCTCCATGTTGACCAGAGACATGCAAGTCGTGGCACCTCAAAGTGAGCGGGGGAGTCAATGGAAGGAATCAGATCATGTTGCAGCAAATGCAGTTGTACCTGAGACCTGGAGATTGGTTTCTACTCTCATCCTACATGCTCGTCAGGCCTCAACCGTGTCAATGTGCTCGCCGTGGCGTACCTAGGTTCAAGCACTCGACCATCAATCAAAGagagccccccctccccctctcccacctAGAAGCATACACATCAAAAAAGCATCATGCTGTGTTACCTAGGTTAACGAACGGGGTAGAGCGGAATTGAGGGGATTCCTGCCGTACGCCAATGCCTAGGAGATCAACCGGTTGACCTGTGCAACCAGAACCAGTGCAGAAGCTCGAAGCGTTGCCCGGACGGGCCGCACCGTCTGCAGAATTCCGATATAGCTGATAATTACGCGGCATCTCATTGGAAGTGCGACTAAGTCGGCCTAGCAGGTCGCTTGTGATTGGCATATCACACTTTGATTGTGAGACATTTCATATTGGTGGAGCTGAATGGTACAAGACACTAGGCGTCTTCCCCGCAAATTGACCAGATCAGCTCTGATATGTGTCACCATGCCGGCTGTCGTGCTGTGTTGCAATTCGCTGAAGTGCGTTGTCGTGGTTTGTCATTCCTGTCTGGAGGGCAGACGCAGAGTCGTTGTATTTTGTGGCTGGCTGAGAGCCTCGAAAGATATGACGGAAACGGTCAGAGAGCTTGACGCTTACTACAAATGGCACTGACGAATCTCTTGCATGGTGAACAGCAGGCATGATTGACAGGCGAAGCCGTAACAAGATCGTCGTCGCTAGTCTCTGTGTGACGGACTTGACCATCTGAAAGTGGGAATTGCAAAGCTGGCGGGCTGGCTGAGGTTATCCCGAGGTCTGATCTTGTCCTATCGTTGGGCAACACGGCGGGTAGATGTGACACTGCCTGGACAAAAAAACCATTTTCAAAGCGCTATTGATATCACATGAAAGTCCTGGCAAGTTGCGGGGGGGTTGTCTGAGTTGTGAATGGACACCAAGACACGGGCGGCTGAGGTTGCCGCAGATCACGATTCACGACGCAGTGGTACGAGGTCACTTCCGCATCCTTGACGCCAAAACAGGTAGGACTTGGTGAACACCCCTGTCTCACATGTGAGACtggagagaaacattgcTTCGCCAGGCGTTGTCAGAACCAATACCTCGTCGCAGGGCCAGTGTTTGCGGAGGTCCGAGGGGAGGCCAGTCACTATTGTCTTGAGAGATATTTGGTATATCAGGTCTCTCGGGCCGGCTATTGATATCCTTCTCAGAATCCCAACCTCTCCTGTTCCAAAACCCTTCGCCAATTCTAGCCGTTATGCCTGCAGCTTTGAGCAATGGCGGTCAAGGACCGGCACAGGCTCCTGTTCCGAAGAAGCTGGTTCTCTGCTTCGATGGCACCGGCAACACCTTCACTGGCTCCAACTCGGATACCAACGTTGTCAAAATCCTGAGCAAGTTGGATCGCAATGACCCGAATCAGTACCACTACTACCAGAGTAAGGCAATTCCATCTTGAAGTCATGTTCGCAACATCATCGCTGACACGTATTTCACTCATCAGCTGGCATCGGCACATACGACATCAACGATGAATCCGTCAACAAGAGCTGGTTCGGCGAGGTCCGAAGTTCTCTGTCACAGACCATTGATCAGGGAATCGGCACGACGTTCGACGCTCATGTCCTTGCTGGCTACCGCTTCCTCATGCGTTACTACGATTCCGTAAGTCTGGTCAATACTGTAGTGGATGATGGCCACTGACTCACAAATTATCAGGGCGACAAGATCTACATGTTCGGTTTCAGCAGAGGTGCCTTCACGGCCAAATTTCTGGCACGCATGATTCACACCGTTGGCCTGCTGTGCAAAGGCAACGAGGAGATGGTCCCCTTTGCCTACCGTCTCTACCAGCGCTATCTGACAGGTGAGGTCGAGGACTTCATCGTGGCACACcccaagaagtccaagaaaCACAAGGGTAAGGCTGCATCTATATCCAATGGAGACAACATAGAGGCAACCGatggagaggacgaggagccaCCGGTAGACGGCCATCACGAAAACGGCGACCCGGTCACCCACGGGCACAGATATAAGGTCGCCCGAGACGAGATCGAAGCATTCAGCGATACCTTCTGCCGTAAGGAGACATCGATACACTGCGGACAGTTGGAAGAGTCCAACATCAAGGTATTCTTCCTCGGCATTTGGGACTGCGTCAACTCCGtggccgtcctcgagcggACCACGCCCGTGCCCGTCCCGGTCGCCGGCACGGCGCACCACGTCcggcacgccgtcgccgtcgacgagcgccgCGTCAAGTTTAaagccgccctcctcgcccaggaCATCCGCGACACGAGCCACACGCACGAAGACATCAAGGAGGTCTGGTTCCCCGGCTGCCATGgggacgtcggcggcgggtggcCCGCCTCGGACGACAACCCCCTCGACAACCGCGGCGAGATGACTTTTTGGGAGCGCGTCAAGAACTTCTGGACGACGCGCAATGACAAGAGGCTCAGTACGGCGCTCGGCTGCGACCGGTTCCAGATGAGCGACGTCCCGTTAGCCTGGATGATccacgaggtcgagctcgtcggcgagcaAGAGCCGTCGGCGGCTCTCAAATGGCGTGAAAGCGTACACGCTTTCAAGGCACGGTttgcgaagaagaagaagcaagcGCTGAAGGGAGTCATTCATGATTCTCTCGCCTTTGGCAGTgggacggccttcttcaaggTGCTGCTGTGGAAGTTCATGGGTGAGCAGTTTCCTGATAATCACACGTTCTCATTCCGGTTATTGACACTGACTTCCCAATGCCAACAGAATGGTTACCGTTCATTACACGCTGGGAGCTCGAGGACAAAGGTTGGCAGAGCGTTCGTTTCCCTCTCAACAAGGGCCACACTCGGGATATTcccaaggacgccgtcctcCACGAGTCCCTTTTATGGCGTCTGAAGAACGATCCGACCTACTGTCCCGGGAACAATCACGGCGGACGGCTCCCGCCTTGCTTGAAACACAAGGATGCCGTTGCTGAATGTGAGCCAGCGACAGACGCCGAGGCAGAGGAAAACCTTGAACACAAGATTTACAAGATCGTGAGGTCGGCATCTGATCTTTGATGGTATGACAACGAAAAATGTGTCTTACAAGTGAGCTGTAAAGACTCTGATAATGGCTGGTTGGTGGGGGGAACTtagggtgtgtgtgtgtcgaTTCTGACAACTGTATTTATCAAATAGTGTAGCCATGGCGGAAATTTTGATGAAGTTAATTCTTTGATTCTTTGGGTAGTAATTATGGCCCTTTGCTTCTAAACTCCGGCGTGTACTTGCTACCGATTCTATGTTCGCTTCCTACGAGTAGTTCTAGATCTTTTGGCTCAGGAACAGAGGCTTGGTCAGTGTGGCTGTTATCTCGATTTAGAGACTGGCCTCCTTAGCTTTTTGTGTACCACTTATGTCATGAGATTATGTTGGTGGAGACGTAGTTGAAATGGTTGGATGACTGGCTTCCCTGTAGCCAAATATCGAGACAGTTAGCTTCAGGCTTCTTTTGCATTGGTTTCAGAGCATCGCAACCACCTACACCAATGAAGACGATGTCTTTCAGCGCTAGGGGCATTGGTAACATGCCTCTCTTCAAGAACTGGTACGAGACGGAGGGCTACAGACGACAGGATCCGGTGGCGTTCTCGGAGGTCTTCTACACATGTGTACCCGTTGTCCGTAGGCAAGCCCTCGAACCGCGACAAATACCTGGTGTCTCGACGACGCTTCAGTCCCAGTTATCACTTTGCTCCAGAAATTGCAGTCTTCCATCGGTGCGATGTCCTACAACTACAGTACAAAGACTTTCGTAGGGAGTACTTCCCCGTAGCCACAACTCTGTGGATGGCACAGGGCTGGAGGTTTGCATCTTGCGATCTTCTTCAGATATCTGGGAGAGCAATGGATTCCTCGTCTCATTGCCACAGGTCGATTGCTGTGTCATTAGGGGGGCACTTCCAAAGACCACGTGCAGATTTACTTTGAGGAGAACACAACAGAGGACCATGAAGATGTAGAGATGACCCCGCACCATGCATGATTGCGTCGGTCGCAACGCCACGCTCATGACCGCGTACCTTAGCCGAGAGGATTACTGATCTACCTAGGTTGTCTGCGATCGCCTCCACGGCTGGCAATAAATATGTATTTTGCCTGTCCGTGAGTCTAGTCTGAGTTCCCTTGAACAAAGCAGTGCTTGCCCCGCCGAATCCTTTCAACCCAAGCCGACTTACCGCTCCAATTGTGCTACATCTCACAACACTGTCAGCTCGATAACATAACATGCCTTATTATCAGGTCTACCATACCTatcctctctccctctcacaGAGGCAGTCCATTGCTCTGTCCATCACAAACCTGCACTGCAGCGCCTTCAATACCCCAGCATTCTTCGTACATGTGACCTTCAGCAAGCAAGAGCTGGCTCCTGATGATGGAACCTACTTCATGGCTGGGAAGTCGCACTCCGCCAACTCCAATCGCATTGTTGCGCTGGTTCGCACGTCAGCTTCTCGAACGAAAGACGACTTTGATAACTTGGCAGCCAGCATCGAAGAGGCATGGAACGGTGCTCTCAGAGAGGGAGGCGAAAGTGGTGCTGAACAGTTCGAGGGGCTCGATGAATCTAAGCGGCTCATGATGGTTGTTTTCACCCCGATGCTGGCAATCCGGGAGGGCGGCATGGCCATTCCCGAGGCAGGCCATGAGGAAGCTTGGCTGACGCAGCAGCTGCCTTACATCAGGGAGATGGCAGAGAAACACAATGTGGGCGATTTCAAACTCTTGCTAGAGGAGCTGAACCAAAGAGAGGCCATTGGTAAGCATGCTGGGTAGATACGAGCAAGATTGTTGGTTCTAAGATGGGTGGCCATTATGAGATCAATCGAAAGATGCAAGCAAACTACTATCAGTGATTTCTCTCGCAATAACCACAAGGGAAAGCAAGTATGCACAGCAGCATTTTGGGTCACCAACTGCTGGCCTCGTGTTGGCCAAATACCCTGTTCGTTAGTGAGTTGATTCAGGCTGATCGACCTGGTCATCGGTCGGCCGGGGGCGGATTGCGATTGTGACTCTCACGGATCGTGGTTTCGATGGAATTCGCGCACCGTTTCTTTGTCCGCGTACCAGTTCATTCTATCACTTGAACACCATGCTCGAAAcgcttcgccgaggaggcaTATCCGTTGAGGACGTTGTGCGTCAGCACCCGACGCGCGGAGCTCATGGTGCTCTGACTGCTCGGGAATAAAGTAGAGGTCCCGGAGGACAATATGATGGAGCATTTTGAGCTGATGTTGAATGTCGGGAAACTGTGTCGAAAATCGGAGAAAAAAACGCGAGGCCCAAAGCTCGGGAATGCATGATACCCGTCGGCGCAACGTGGCGGGAACTCTGTCACGGGCCGTGGACGAGATGAACCCAGAGGTAAACAGCGTAGACAGGGACACAACGTGACGCAGATATCAGCCGAATCTTGGACGTGGTGGGTTCAGTTCAGCTTTCACACTTCTCGAGAGATGAGGTAGGAGTCGCACAGCCAAGAATGAAGCCCCGACCGAAATACTTCCTTGACAAAGTCATTTAGTTCAGCATTGGAATGCCGGACTCATGATATGCAAAGTGAACTAGATTTATTGAATGCCGAGCTATTACAATCTCTTTGGCTCATTGCTATGACCATCGTCCAACCTAGATTACAAGTGTTCCAGCAAAAAAAAGCCCCATCAAACACAAGCCCCATGATCAAAGGAATCCGCATACGCCGGGCATTTCAGACAATGCTAGCCCTTCCCGACCATGTCGCATGGAAACTCATAGCCGCTACGCCTTGAGCCCCAAGTCGCCGGTCCTCCGCCTGatctcgatcttggccttgggGTCGACCTCGATGGTGAAGCCAAAGTTGACCGAGTTGGGCcgggcctcggccgccagccGCCAGTCGTACTTGAGCAGGAGGTGGCAGAGGATGATCTTGacctcgttggcggcgaagaagcgaCCCGGGCACGCGTGCTGGCCgtggccgaagccgaggtgTTCGGGCGAGGTGCTGACGAAGTGGGCGGCTccgtcgttgccggcgccgagagaCTCGCGCATGCGGAGGTATCGGTTCCCGTCGAAGCGTTCGGGGTCCAGATAGATGGAAGAATCCCGCATGCGGTGGCAGCTGACGGCGATGCGGCTGCCCTCCGGGAGTTCCAGGCCATTAGAGAGGGTCACGGGCTTGGTGACCTCTCTGTGCATGGCAACTACGAAATAGTATATGTCAGAAAAGGACTcgggaaaggaaaaaaaagggagggTTGTAGGAGTTGAAGTTACCGATCCCAAGGGGGTGCAGGCGCTGGGTCTCCTTGCAGAAAGAGTCGAGGAGGCGCATCTTGTAAAGACCCATACGGGACCATCCGTCGGTGCGGATCACGTCGGTGACTTCCTTTCGGAGGGGCTCAAAGTAGTCGGGATACTTGGCAAGGTCAAGCATCACCTGTGTGATGAGATCGGATGTCGTGTGAAGGGCAGCAAAGGAAAGCCCCAGCTGCATCATGGCAGGGTCGGAGCTGGCGTCTTCGCAAGCCTCCTCGCACCACTCGAGGCAGTCGTTGTACTCGGGCTCCTCTTCCCCGCGGTCCAGagcagccttcttctccaggcGGCGCTCCTCGACAATCGGGTTGATGATCTCCCTGGCTTCCTTCACTTGGGCTTGAAGCTTGCGACTGAGCGGGTTGATCTGGTGGACGAAGCTCCGGAGGGGCTTGGGGAAGATCCGGAGCAGCTCCGAGGCGAGAAAGCTGGTTCTGGCGTACTCTGAGGTGATTTTCAGCCATTCTTGGTTGCGGCAGAGCTTCTCTCCGCCAAAGACGCGAGTGGAAACCCGGGCCACGACCTTGAGCATCTCCTCCTTGATCACGACGGTTTGCCATTCTAGGTTGTGTTAGTAATGGTGTCCTGTGGAGGCGCCGTACGATTAATCGACCTACCCTTCTCCTCTCCGATGACGTCGTTCAGGGAAGCTGTCGTCTCGTCGGACACGGGAGCCGTCAACTTGGCTGGAAAGTCTGTTAGCTGACATGGTACAGGACGACATAACAGATGTGGGATGGCCATGTACACAAGAACTGGGTCAATCTTGTCCGGATGACGTATTTGAGAACCGCCTTTTGCGAGTTGGCTTCCTTCAATGGCTCAAAACCAGGAAGGTAAGCATGGAAGTTCTGCAATCCATGTTCTGTTAATATTGATACCCACACTCTGGCTTTGTAGTCCCAAGGGAAACTTGCCTTGTCCAGAACGCGGTCGAAGCTGAGATCCTCGTGGTTGCGGATCTCGTTGGCAAAGGGCACCGCGGGGAGAATCGTCATATCCCCGGCATCGGTGAGAACCTGGTAAGGCTCATCGGGGTTGGTCTTGGTCCTCTCCTCCACAATGTGTCGGACCTTGAAAATGAAGTCCCATTTGACCTTCAACCAGGCGAAATCCCACTTGTGCCGCGGGTTGAGTATGGGCAGATCGGTGTGAGGCGTCTGTTCCGTCTGCTGGATCGAGAAATAAAAGACGAACAAAAGGAAAGCCGTGATGAAATAAGGAACTGGCTTCTCTAGAGGGCTTGGGATGGCCTGCAGCGTGTCGAGGGGCCCCCAAGACTGGTTGGAATAGGAGTTGTTGGCGGTAGCCATGGTCTATCGGGGATGTGCGTATCACGCTACAAGACAGACTCCTAATTTTCGAGTTAGTTTTTTTGGTTTAGCCGGAGAATAGTAGTAGAGAGGGAAAACGGGAGTCTCGATGAACCAAACGAAGGGGACActggaagaaaagggaagcCAACAAAAGCGGACAACGTGTGTCGCAGGGACGCGGACTCATCTTGGCCATGCCCCCGCGAAACGCCCACCGAGAcatttggggggggggaggaaaagacGAGCTCGAGAACTTGGAGCGCCGTGCTCACACTGGACTGGCGTGACAGCTGATGGGCGGTGTTTGGTTTCAAACGAGATGCAGACACACAGCCCGCACAAggccccgtcgtcgagctggcTCGGCGCATAGACCCCATCTCTCGGACGATCTCAGCGCCGATCTGGGAGCAGCTCAAGGCAAGGCCCAAGAACGCACGGCGGAAGCAGGAAAGGGTTCCGATATGGGTTGAATGCGAGGGGCGCTCTGGTGCGCACActgggatggaggggaggcaGGCCGGGCTTTGTTCTTGATTCGAAGCTTGGGACAGACATCGGTGCTTTGCAAGTTGCCGCAGAAGTTGGAACGTCTGCAAGGGGAAAACCTTCAGCGGGGACCGAGCTTCGTCTGGCATGGGTAATACTAGTAGTCCCAGGCCGGACTTGGAATGGTGGTGTTGCGGGGAAGAGAACGATGGACTCCGGCATGGTGTCCGGGTTGACATCCGGAGCTTTGCGGGGCCACTCTAATGAGGGAGGATCATCGAACTGCTACGGTACTGGCAAGGGGGTTGGCTCTCTTCGTTGAGATGGTTTGACATCACGAGCAGACGGTTCCCTCGCATAAGAAGTCGTCATTTCGTCTTTGTTCCCTCCTGTTGCTGCTACTACACTCATGATAACCATTTGCACTTCATCACCGGACTTGGTGCGCATGGGGGGGCTGCGTCGAAAATGCAAGGCCAAACATTTGGAGGAATCTAAGTCGTAATCCCAATACCAACTAGGATTGAACTCATCGTAAATTCTTCATAGAACAACGAAATCCGTGAAATTCGTCTTTttgtttccttttttttcttggaGTCTTAGTTGTCGGCACGAGTCGTCAACAGCAACATGGTATTTATTGGCCGCCGCGTGATGGAAGCAAGATGGGCCGGACTCGCAAATCACCTAACCGACCACTACGCAACACGGAGATGTTCAGGGGCCGTCATTTGCAGCAATGTTTTATTAGGTAGAGACGTTTCGTTTCTTCTATCTCTCGGTCGTCAGGAAACCGTTCAACGTCTACTCGAAACAGTTCTCGTTTTGTTTCTCGGCAAGCAAAAAGAAACGCACCCGGCGCTGGAACGTGCGAGTGCGTGTTCCCTTCTAGAACAAAAGAAGGGCCTGACCATCCCATCGTCATAGTCCTCTGAAGTTCAAGGTTTTGTACAAATCGTCATTCCAAGCTGTAGGACTCGTtgatgttttttttttgtttttttttttttgacaTCCAGAACCTCACTCTCTTTCTCCAAATTCCGGGTCAAGTTGACCAGCCCACAGTGGCAAGACTCCATGTCGATTTCCAACAGTAGCTCGCCTGTAGCAAGTCAATAACTAAGCCCAACATCATCGCCAACTTCATGGTCAAGATCCCCCGAGCGGATGCTGTAGGCTGTAGGCGCCTTCTAGC
The DNA window shown above is from Colletotrichum destructivum chromosome 2, complete sequence and carries:
- a CDS encoding Putative cytochrome P450, hem peroxidase superfamily, hem peroxidase, animal-type, with protein sequence MSFDQKFMAGDTYGDERKSSANFFSDPTKVAADILKDYVGLRSQTTPAELVGLIKELLQKGEPLDDKKGTTEVLIGILTSLPATSEARVQLTNKLIDTLWGNLQHPPLSYVGGDVKFDVVNSQESGAKDKPKAEDSIEFKAPDSDIILREQVPQAPDGLHHYRMPDGSFNNILEPNLGKAGTPYAKTVRSVKALHGVKPDPGLLFDLLMARDDNSFKENPAGISSMLFYHASIIIHDIFRTNRTDMNKSDTSSYLDLAPLYGSSLKDQLEIRTMKEGRLKPDTFHEKRLLGQPAGVNVMLVLYSRFHNYVCDILLKINENDRFTLQCPADAGPEDRAKAVAKQDHDLFNTARLIVGGLYINICLHDYLRAITNTHHSKSDWTLDPRVEIGKQFDGDGVPRGVGYQVSVEFNLLYRFHSCISKKDERWIDGFFAKLFPDRKPEDLQNVGMAELGRALVTFEQSIPKDPSVRTFDNLERQPDGTFRDEDLARILKEAMDDPAGCFGARMVPKALKVVEILGINQARKWQVANLNQFRSFFGLKKYDKFSEINSNPEIASLLEKLYTDPDMVELYPGLMIEDIKPARNTGSGICPTYSVGRAVLSDAVTLVRSDRFNTIDYTVSNLTAWGFNEVQQDYKTLGGSMLYKLIQRGLPNWFPYNSIAVMQPMYTRKANQAIAKELGTLHLYTSDDPKPPPKPVVLMTGAAIKHVLGNPKQFVVPWLQPLNALFTESKKDISWFMLAGDDPKNVQHRVNITKALGKVPNLHNAVHDFVERVGAKLIEKETFKLREGLCQMDLIRDVAIPLNAQLLADLFYFDMRTDENPNGTLGAADLYRHLLNIRVWGVNNNDPAQAWNRRRRARESVKVMIDSTRTLVSEVAVGRGLGFGIVSTISNVVGRKSNFKKDSLRSCGYKLAEELLAQGNSVDQVVDNMWLTAFGGIGVPFYEVMEFFLRRENASIWAEVQTLAQAKDDGGLHAYVREAQRLTSSQRNVRVATAPAEVEGKSIQPGNLVVMLLGEAGRNPKEVADAAKFDPQRKVDAVTAFSYGQHECVAKDIATTFIVGLVKLVADLKQLRPAPGQMGLVKTIRVGSEKAYLNDSWSYLGFDASTWKVHFDGHGKGSFQGDAQPNKPIDLGQYYYLLQKRKDDLFKGADGSS
- a CDS encoding Putative Tle1 phospholipase; translation: MDTKTRAAEVAADHDSRRSEIFGISGLSGRLLISFSESQPLLFQNPSPILAVMPAALSNGGQGPAQAPVPKKLVLCFDGTGNTFTGSNSDTNVVKILSKLDRNDPNQYHYYQTGIGTYDINDESVNKSWFGEVRSSLSQTIDQGIGTTFDAHVLAGYRFLMRYYDSGDKIYMFGFSRGAFTAKFLARMIHTVGLLCKGNEEMVPFAYRLYQRYLTGEVEDFIVAHPKKSKKHKGKAASISNGDNIEATDGEDEEPPVDGHHENGDPVTHGHRYKVARDEIEAFSDTFCRKETSIHCGQLEESNIKVFFLGIWDCVNSVAVLERTTPVPVPVAGTAHHVRHAVAVDERRVKFKAALLAQDIRDTSHTHEDIKEVWFPGCHGDVGGGWPASDDNPLDNRGEMTFWERVKNFWTTRNDKRLSTALGCDRFQMSDVPLAWMIHEVELVGEQEPSAALKWRESVHAFKARFAKKKKQALKGVIHDSLAFGSGTAFFKVLLWKFMEWLPFITRWELEDKGWQSVRFPLNKGHTRDIPKDAVLHESLLWRLKNDPTYCPGNNHGGRLPPCLKHKDAVAECEPATDAEAEENLEHKIYKIVRSASDL
- a CDS encoding Putative Tautomerase/MIF superfamily, tautomerase, cis-CaaD: MPYYQVYHTYPLSLSQRQSIALSITNLHCSAFNTPAFFVHVTFSKQELAPDDGTYFMAGKSHSANSNRIVALVRTSASRTKDDFDNLAASIEEAWNGALREGGESGAEQFEGLDESKRLMMVVFTPMLAIREGGMAIPEAGHEEAWLTQQLPYIREMAEKHNVGDFKLLLEELNQREAIGKHAG